From Etheostoma cragini isolate CJK2018 chromosome 1, CSU_Ecrag_1.0, whole genome shotgun sequence, a single genomic window includes:
- the LOC117945686 gene encoding N-acetyllactosaminide alpha-1,3-galactosyltransferase-like — MKPTDTLTSCEFVCSVKKGSGFTRTMSWLREKSVGIFCCLVLLVVSITSVYLKYLTNLVPADNLLVASEEGPTINLDDLLNFGARQGVETRTSWNAPIIWEGMFDPKLHDQMHIQNKSSVALTVFAVGRYLDAYLKTFLTSAEQHFMLGLKVRYYVFTDEPEKVPNIELGPQRSLKVIQVEKYSRWQDISMMRMKTISDTIELDIRHHCNYVFCLDVDQEFKGRFGSEALGDSVAQIHAGFYKAPNQSFTYDRNPKSKAYMETGDYYYHAAVFGGLLEHVKSLTDHCFLGIMEDKLNNVEALWHDESHLNKYFWLHKPTRLLSPEYCWDRVSNKDIQVARLIWAPKQYDTLRTN, encoded by the exons CCAACAGATACCCTTACCTCCTGTGAGTTTGTTTGCTCTGTAAAGAAAGGCAGCGGTTTCACCAGAACTATGAG TTGGCTCAGGGAGAAAAGTGTTGGAATCTTCTGCTGTCTTGTGTTGCTTGTTGTCAGCATCACTTCCGTATATTTAAA ATATTTGACGAACCTCGTCCCTGCGGACAACCTGCTGGTGGCCAGCGAGGAAGGACCGACCATCAATTTAGACGACCTACTCAACTTTGG GGCCAGACAGGGGGTTGAAACACGCACATCTTGGAACGCTCCAATCATCTGGGAGGGGATGTTTGACCCCAAACTTCACGACCAAATGCACATCCAAAATAAATCATCTGTGGCCCTCACTGTGTTTGCTGTGGGAAG GTACCTGGATGCCTATCTGAAGACTTTCCTTACCTCTGCAGAACAACATTTCATGTTGGGATTAAAAGTGAGATATTACGTGTTCACAGATGAACCAGAGAAGGTACCAAACATAGAGCTTGGTCCCCAGCGAAGCCTGAAGGTTATCCAGGTGGAAAAGTACTCCAGATGGCAGGACATCTCTATGATGCGCATGAAAACAATATCAGATACCATAGAATTGGATATCCGTCACCACTGCAATTACGTCTTCTGCTTGGATGTGGATCAGGAGTTTAAGGGAAGATTTGGCTCAGAGGCTCTGGGGGATTCTGTAGCTCAGATACACGCCGGCTTTTACAAAGCTCCAAATCAAAGCTTCACCTATGACAGAAACCCCAAATCCAAAGCCTACATGGAAACCGGAGATTACTACTACCATGCTGCTGTCTTCGGAGGCCTGTTGGAACATGTGAAGAGTTTGACAGATCACTGCTTTCTGGGTATCATGGAGGACAAACTAAATAATGTGGAGGCTCTGTGGCATGATGAGAGTCATCTAAACAAGTACTTTTGGCTTCACAAACCAACCAGGCTGCTCTCCCCCGAGTACTGCTGGGACCGGGTTTCCAACAAGGACATACAAGTCGCACGCCTCATATGGGCACCAAAACAATATGACACACTTCGTACTAACTAG
- the LOC117948437 gene encoding alpha-1,3-galactosyltransferase 2-like has translation MLRRLRTHLPVTDQLLLPRVVNDIPGKRLKRQAAKLTYDKSAKDLPELNVRQDETTLWGQDWPVEKCGHRGKNIGIFFFLVLIVVSFTYLYLRYVVSLVPVNRLRVADDGTSKEDLLISLDNTINFGARQGVETRTSWKAPIIWEGMFDPKLYDQMHVQNRSSVALTVFAVGRYLDAYLKTFLTSAEQHFMLGLKVRYYVFTDEPEKVPNIELGPQRSLKVIQVEKYSRWQDISMMRMKTISDTIESDIRHHCNYVFCLDVDQEFKGRFGSEALGDSVAQMHAWYYKAQKHTFTYDKNPKSKAFMETGDYYYHAAIFGGLWEHVKSLADHCFLGIMEDKLNNVEAKWHDESHLNKYFWLHKPTRLLSPEYCWDQVISDHSDINVTRLIWAPKHYDKLRTK, from the exons ATGTTGCGGAGGCTGCGGACACACCTCCCTGTGACGGACCAGCTGCTGTTGCCCCGGGTCGTCAATGACATACCAGGCAAACGTTTGAAACGTCAGGCGGCAAAATTGACCTATGACAAATCTGCTAAAGATCTGCCTGAGCTGAATGTCCGTCAGGATGAAACCACTCTCTGGGGACAGGACTGGCCGGTGGAGAAATG TGGGCATAGGGGGAAAAACATTGGAATCTTCTTCTTTCTCGTGTTGATCGTGGTCAGCTTCACTTACTTATATTTAAG ATATGTGGTGAGCCTCGTCCCAGTAAACAGGCTGAGGGTGGCCGATGACGGGACCAGTAAGGAAGATCTGCTCATCAGTTTAGACAACACAATAAACTTTGG GGCAAGACAGGGGGTTGAAACACGGACATCTTGGAAAGCTCCAATCATCTGGGAGGGGATGTTTGACCCCAAACTTTACGACCAAATGCACGTCCAAAATAGATCATCTGTGGCCCTCACTGTGTTTGCTGTGGGAAG GTACCTGGATGCCTATCTGAAGACTTTCCTTACGTCTGCAGAACAACATTTCATGTTGGGATTAAAAGTGAGATATTACGTGTTCACGGATGAACCAGAGAAGGTACCAAACATAGAGCTTGGTCCCCAGCGAAGCCTGAAGGTTATCCAGGTGGAAAAGTACTCCAGGTGGCAGGACATTTCTATGATGCGCATGAAAACAATATCAGATACCATAGAATCAGATATTCGTCACCACTGCAATTACGTCTTCTGCTTGGATGTGGATCAGGAGTTTAAGGGAAGATTCGGCTCAGAGGCTCTGGGGGACTCTGTAGCTCAGATGCATGCATGGTATTACAAAGCTCAAAAGCATACCTTCACCTATGACAAAAACCCTAAATCCAAAGCCTTCATGGAAACCGGAGATTACTACTACCATGCTGCTATCTTTGGAGGCCTGTGGGAACATGTGAAGAGTTTGGCAGATCACTGCTTTCTGGGTATAATGGAGGACAAACTAAATAATGTGGAGGCTAAGTGGCATGATGAGAGTCATCTAAACAAGTACTTTTGGCTTCACAAACCAACCAGGCTGCTCTCCCCCGAGTACTGCTGGGACCAGGTTATTAGTGACCACAGTGACATAAATGTCACCCGCCTCATATGGGCACCAAAACATTATGACAAACTTCGTACTAAGTAG